The following are from one region of the Prochlorococcus marinus str. SB genome:
- a CDS encoding DUF561 domain-containing protein, whose translation MSLINLLPQKIKEELRSKSLLKVISGLNNFDVQSVKIIVEAASLGGADLVDIACKPELVDLALKNSTLSVCVSSVVPRSFQDCVKAGASLIEIGNYDTFYEKGIHFSDKKVLNITKETRDLLPNFPLSVTVPHTMPIDKQVDLAVKLVEEGVDIIQTEGGISSTPYSPGIQGFFEKSVPTLASTYAIHQEFKKQSLNIPIMSASGLSQVTCPLAISSGASAVGVGSVVNKLDDLISMIAVVRGLKESLKNSIIGEKIS comes from the coding sequence ATGAGTCTGATTAATCTTTTGCCACAAAAAATCAAAGAAGAGTTAAGAAGCAAATCCTTACTCAAAGTTATTTCAGGATTGAATAATTTCGATGTTCAGTCTGTGAAAATAATTGTTGAGGCTGCTTCATTAGGAGGTGCAGATCTTGTCGATATTGCTTGTAAACCTGAACTCGTTGATTTAGCACTTAAGAATTCAACACTATCAGTTTGTGTTAGTTCAGTAGTGCCTCGATCTTTTCAAGATTGTGTAAAAGCAGGAGCATCATTAATTGAGATAGGAAATTACGATACTTTTTATGAAAAAGGCATTCATTTTTCAGATAAAAAAGTTTTAAACATTACAAAAGAGACGAGGGATTTATTGCCTAATTTTCCTTTATCAGTAACTGTTCCTCATACTATGCCTATTGATAAACAAGTTGATCTTGCTGTAAAGCTAGTGGAAGAAGGCGTTGATATTATTCAAACAGAAGGTGGTATCAGTTCTACACCTTACTCTCCAGGAATTCAAGGTTTTTTTGAAAAATCAGTACCAACTCTTGCATCTACCTATGCTATTCATCAAGAATTTAAGAAACAATCTCTGAATATACCAATCATGAGTGCCTCTGGATTAAGCCAAGTAACTTGTCCACTAGCAATATCCTCTGGAGCCTCAGCAGTTGGCGTTGGATCGGTGGTTAATAAATTAGATGATTTAATATCAATGATTGCGGTTGTTAGGGGCTTAAAAGAATCTTTGAAAAATTCAATAATTGGAGAAAAAATTTCTTAG
- the uvrB gene encoding excinuclease ABC subunit UvrB — translation MNNYKLQAPYEPNGDQPEAIKKLVKGVNNGKQFQTLLGATGTGKTFTIANVIQQTGRPALVLAHNKTLAAQLCNELREFFPKNAVEYFISYYDYYQPEAYVPVSDTYIAKTASINEEIDMLRHSATRSLFERKDVIVVASISCIYGLGIPSEYLKAAVKFEVGKSINLRSSLRSLVENQYTRNDIEITRGRFRIKGDVLEIGPAYEDRLIRIELFGDEVEAIRYVDPTTGEILESLEQVSVYPAKHFVTPKERLESAISAIRSELKTQLDKFTYEGKLLEAQRLEQRTKYDLEMLKEVGYCNGVENYARHLSGREEGSPPECLIDYFPKDWLLVVDESHVTCPQLHAMYNGDQSRKKVLIDHGFRLPSAADNRPLKCEEFWEKSKQTLFISATPGQWELDQCDGEFIEQVIRPTGVLDPVIDVRPSEGQIEDLLSEIRIRAEKNQRVLVTTLTKRMAEDLTDFLSENKVRVRYLHSEIHSIERIEIIQDLRMGEYDVLVGVNLLREGLDLPEVSLVAILDADKEGFLRAERSLIQTIGRAARHVEGVALLYADNFTDSMKRAISETDRRRTIQKKYNQINGITPKPAGKKIENSILSFLELSRKLDAGGLSKDLINIVNNKTDAILSSSDNQCLLEELPDLIEKLEIKMKDAAKELNFEEAANLRDRIKKLRQKLARNN, via the coding sequence ATGAACAACTATAAGCTTCAAGCTCCTTACGAACCAAATGGAGATCAACCAGAAGCTATTAAAAAATTAGTTAAAGGTGTAAATAATGGTAAACAGTTTCAGACTCTTTTAGGAGCTACTGGAACTGGAAAAACATTTACCATTGCCAATGTAATTCAACAAACAGGAAGGCCAGCACTTGTTTTAGCCCATAACAAAACGTTGGCTGCACAACTATGTAATGAATTAAGGGAATTTTTTCCAAAAAATGCTGTTGAGTACTTCATTTCTTACTACGATTATTATCAACCTGAAGCTTATGTACCAGTAAGTGATACTTACATAGCCAAAACTGCTTCAATTAATGAAGAAATAGATATGCTTAGGCATTCTGCAACACGCTCATTATTTGAAAGAAAAGATGTAATTGTTGTAGCCTCAATAAGTTGTATTTATGGTCTTGGTATACCGAGCGAGTATTTAAAAGCTGCAGTTAAATTTGAAGTGGGAAAATCAATAAATCTACGTTCTTCTTTGAGGTCTCTGGTTGAAAATCAATATACTAGAAATGATATTGAAATTACTAGAGGTAGATTCAGAATTAAAGGTGATGTTTTAGAAATCGGTCCAGCTTATGAAGATAGATTAATAAGAATTGAGTTATTTGGTGATGAAGTCGAGGCTATTAGATATGTTGACCCTACTACAGGAGAAATACTTGAAAGTTTGGAACAAGTTAGCGTTTACCCAGCGAAGCATTTTGTAACTCCAAAAGAAAGACTTGAGAGTGCAATAAGTGCGATTAGAAGTGAATTAAAAACTCAACTAGATAAATTTACATACGAAGGAAAATTATTAGAGGCTCAACGTCTAGAACAACGTACAAAATATGATTTAGAAATGCTTAAAGAGGTTGGTTATTGTAATGGAGTTGAGAATTATGCTCGTCATTTATCAGGTAGGGAGGAAGGTTCACCGCCAGAATGTTTAATAGATTACTTTCCCAAAGATTGGTTGTTGGTAGTTGATGAGAGTCATGTAACATGTCCTCAACTTCATGCGATGTACAACGGTGATCAATCTAGAAAAAAAGTTTTAATAGATCATGGTTTTAGATTGCCAAGTGCTGCAGATAATAGACCTTTAAAATGTGAAGAGTTTTGGGAAAAATCAAAACAGACATTATTTATAAGTGCAACCCCCGGTCAATGGGAATTAGATCAATGTGATGGTGAATTTATTGAGCAAGTTATAAGACCAACTGGGGTATTAGACCCGGTAATTGATGTAAGACCTAGTGAAGGCCAAATAGAAGATCTGTTATCTGAAATAAGAATTCGCGCTGAAAAGAATCAAAGAGTGCTTGTGACAACACTTACTAAGAGAATGGCTGAAGATCTAACTGATTTTTTATCTGAAAATAAAGTAAGAGTTAGATATTTGCATTCCGAAATCCATTCAATTGAAAGAATTGAAATTATTCAAGACCTTAGAATGGGCGAATATGATGTTTTGGTAGGCGTTAATTTATTAAGAGAGGGACTAGATCTTCCAGAAGTATCCTTAGTCGCCATTTTAGATGCTGATAAAGAAGGTTTTCTGAGGGCAGAAAGGTCATTGATTCAAACAATAGGAAGAGCTGCCAGACATGTTGAAGGTGTTGCTTTGCTTTATGCAGATAACTTCACAGATTCAATGAAAAGAGCAATATCTGAAACTGATAGAAGAAGAACTATTCAAAAAAAATATAATCAAATCAATGGTATTACTCCAAAACCTGCAGGCAAAAAAATAGAAAATTCAATATTATCTTTTCTAGAACTTTCCAGAAAACTTGATGCTGGTGGTTTATCTAAAGATCTCATAAATATAGTTAATAACAAAACTGACGCAATTCTCAGTTCCAGTGATAATCAATGTTTGCTCGAAGAATTACCTGACTTAATAGAAAAGTTAGAAATTAAAATGAAAGACGCTGCAAAAGAGTTAAATTTTGAAGAAGCAGCAAATTTGAGGGATAGAATCAAAAAATTAAGACAAAAATTGGCAAGAAATAATTAA